A part of Anaerotignum faecicola genomic DNA contains:
- a CDS encoding SNF2-related protein, translating into MTGGSSFAGGKGRIYAFFMANHTDKEKVRFLKDEYGIGGRSHALSGATHSGEDHDGKGLHYKKQDCPDVHLNWEKVAKRITSLVQKDRYLTEQEQAQYDKIQSEQELAEEDAIQAQQPEMEKGTPKPTLGEQFEQYKPVVTAAIYEDTAYRNACGHSDRENAVIEGNAAVRRAILGSKDMELIRLYSDVPEFRQRLHREVIDETYPKLHELLRPLSQEDIDTALCAWNGNIESKHAVVRYMKDHAREKDTAAWLAQEYGGSNSNSLFVVRAGSPEETQLPWPKVQRRLAQLIQEDRFYTEEEQDRFDNIDPIAIREALEERGIVNGQVADSEKLDNDPFIQQVMSDAEQIAAAEAEQTSEISISDEEYDAVRSPIPQRTSYDPAAPVYAVGDTVYIEDDAYQITELREDTVQLLPTGMVYPIYRAERKEQFEQLLRADRRNAYYTEFLPIDPDKADQDLRDVLAHGLMDEADKKQISTLLQSGRSNSEIAYWLSRAYSGEIETLNLETGDIADYRTTAQGIELEVMDAEEKRLAMLYFRWDEVAPLLRGMYARQQDGLGQEQPQPATESPTFHSETMAVYPGDKNHLPYDVVVERLHIEEPEPPAPVTEPEKTFEEVLDEHPVSIQVNGQWQTFPNAKAAEEASYEEYKANLRRNAKNFRITDEHLGEGGPKAKFQANVNAIRLLKELEAAGQQASPEQQEILSRYVGWGGIPDAFDPEKPAWASEYTQLKELLTPEEYAAARSSTLNAHYTSPTVIQAIYEAVGRMGFETGNILEPSMGVGNFFGMLPEEMRNSRLYGVELDPVSGRIAKQLYPKADITVGGFETTDRRDFFDLAIGNVPFGQYQVNDKAYNKLNFSIHNYFFAKSLDQVRPGGVVAFVTSRYTMDAKDSTVRRYLAQRAELLGAIRLPNDAFKKNAGAEVVSDIIFLQKRDRPLDIVPEWTQTGQTEDGFAINRYFIDHPEMVLGRQEPVSTAHGMDYTVNPIEGLELSDQLHDAVKYIHGTYQEAELPELGEGEAIDTSIPADPNVKNYSYAIVDGQVYYRENSRMVRPDLNATAEARVKGLVGLRDCVQELIDLQMDAAVPDSTITQKQAELNRLYDSFSARYGLINDRANRLAYADDSSYYLLCALEVIDEDGKLERKADMFTKRTIKPHQAVVTVDTASEALAVSISEKACVDMSYMSRLTGKTKEELAGELQGVIFRVPGQLEKDGTPHFVTADEYLSGNVRRKLRQAQRAAQQDPSFAVNVEALTAAQPKDLDASEIEVRLGATWIDKEYIQQFMYETFNTPFYLQRSIEVNYSSFTAEWQIKGKSSVSYNDVAAYTTYGTSRANAYKILEDSLNLRDVRIYDTIEDADGKERRVLNAKETTLAAQKQQAIREAFKDWIWRDPERRQTLVRQYNEEMNSTRPREYDGSHITFGGMNPAITLREHQKSAIAHVLYGGNTLLAHEVGAGKTFEMVAASMEAKRLGLCQKSLFVVPNHLTEQWASEFLRLYPSANILVTTKKDFETHNRKKFCARIATGDYDAIIMGHSQFERIPISRERQERLLYEQIDEITEGIAEVQTSGGERFTVKQLERTRKSLEARLEKLQAEGRKDDVVTFEQLGVDRLFVDEAHNYKNLFLYTKMRNVAGLSTSDAQKSSDIFAKCRYMDEITGNRGVIFATGTPVSNSMTELYTMQRYLQYERLQELNMTHFDCWASRFGETVTALELAPEGTGYRARTRFSKFFNLPELMNLFKEVADIKTADQLNLPTPEVEYHNIVAQPTEHQQEMVKALSERASLVHSGTVDPSQDNMLKITSDGRKLGLDQRIVNQMLPDEPGTKVNQCVDNIMQIWRDGEADKLTQLVFCDISTPQAKAPASKAAKTLDNPLLHALESTVPLPEQEPAFTVYDDIRQKLIAQGMPADQIAFIHEANTEVRKKELFSKVRTGQVRVLVGSTAKMGAGTNVQDRLVALHDLDCPWRPGDVGRILRTFKIKKNVEVTDNGKIII; encoded by the coding sequence ATGACCGGCGGCAGCAGTTTCGCCGGAGGAAAAGGCCGTATCTATGCGTTCTTCATGGCAAACCATACGGATAAGGAGAAAGTGAGATTCCTCAAAGACGAGTATGGCATTGGCGGACGCTCTCATGCCCTGTCCGGCGCAACACACAGCGGCGAAGATCACGATGGGAAAGGACTGCACTATAAAAAGCAGGACTGCCCGGATGTTCACTTGAACTGGGAAAAGGTTGCCAAGCGCATTACCTCACTTGTCCAGAAAGACCGCTATCTTACCGAACAGGAACAGGCACAGTATGACAAGATCCAGTCTGAACAGGAACTGGCCGAAGAAGATGCCATTCAAGCCCAGCAGCCGGAGATGGAGAAAGGAACACCAAAGCCTACCCTTGGGGAGCAGTTTGAGCAGTATAAGCCTGTGGTGACTGCCGCCATTTACGAGGATACCGCATATCGCAATGCCTGCGGTCATTCCGACCGTGAAAATGCTGTCATCGAGGGCAATGCCGCTGTGCGCCGTGCGATTCTTGGCTCTAAGGATATGGAGCTGATCCGCCTTTATTCGGATGTGCCGGAGTTCCGCCAGCGCCTGCACCGGGAAGTGATCGACGAAACCTATCCAAAGCTCCATGAGCTTCTGCGCCCTCTTTCTCAGGAAGATATTGATACTGCCCTTTGTGCATGGAACGGCAATATCGAGAGTAAACACGCTGTCGTCCGTTATATGAAAGACCATGCAAGAGAAAAAGATACCGCCGCATGGCTGGCTCAGGAATACGGCGGCAGTAACAGCAACAGCCTGTTTGTTGTCCGTGCCGGCAGCCCGGAGGAAACGCAGCTGCCCTGGCCGAAGGTACAGCGCAGGCTTGCCCAGCTCATTCAGGAGGACCGGTTCTATACCGAAGAAGAACAGGACCGTTTTGACAATATCGACCCCATCGCCATCCGGGAAGCCCTGGAGGAAAGGGGCATCGTCAACGGCCAGGTGGCAGACTCGGAAAAACTGGACAATGACCCATTTATCCAACAGGTGATGTCAGATGCAGAGCAGATCGCAGCTGCCGAGGCAGAGCAGACTTCCGAGATTTCCATTTCCGATGAGGAATATGATGCCGTTCGCAGTCCAATTCCGCAAAGAACCTCCTATGACCCAGCCGCCCCGGTCTATGCCGTGGGCGATACCGTGTATATCGAGGATGACGCCTATCAGATCACAGAGCTGCGGGAGGACACCGTACAGCTTCTGCCCACCGGGATGGTATATCCCATCTACCGGGCAGAGCGCAAAGAACAGTTCGAGCAGCTGCTTCGGGCAGACCGCCGCAATGCTTACTATACCGAGTTTCTTCCTATTGACCCGGACAAGGCAGATCAGGACTTGCGGGATGTATTGGCTCATGGACTGATGGATGAAGCGGATAAAAAGCAGATTTCCACGCTGCTGCAATCCGGCAGGAGCAACAGCGAGATCGCCTACTGGCTGAGCAGAGCCTATTCCGGTGAGATCGAGACACTGAATCTGGAGACTGGCGATATTGCCGATTACCGTACCACGGCACAGGGCATAGAGCTGGAAGTCATGGATGCAGAGGAAAAGCGTCTGGCTATGCTGTATTTCCGCTGGGATGAGGTTGCACCTTTGCTGCGCGGGATGTACGCCCGTCAGCAGGACGGTTTGGGACAGGAACAGCCCCAACCGGCTACCGAATCCCCGACCTTCCATTCCGAGACCATGGCCGTCTATCCGGGCGATAAGAACCATCTACCTTATGATGTGGTGGTGGAACGGTTGCATATTGAGGAGCCGGAGCCGCCAGCCCCTGTAACAGAGCCGGAGAAAACCTTTGAGGAAGTTCTGGATGAACACCCGGTTTCCATTCAGGTCAACGGCCAGTGGCAGACCTTCCCCAATGCCAAAGCTGCCGAGGAAGCATCTTATGAGGAATACAAGGCTAACCTGCGCCGCAATGCAAAAAACTTCCGCATTACCGATGAGCATTTGGGTGAAGGCGGTCCAAAAGCCAAGTTCCAGGCAAATGTTAATGCCATTCGTTTGCTGAAAGAGCTGGAAGCTGCCGGGCAGCAGGCAAGCCCCGAACAACAGGAGATTCTTTCCCGTTATGTGGGCTGGGGCGGTATTCCTGATGCTTTTGACCCAGAGAAACCGGCATGGGCTTCCGAGTATACCCAGCTGAAAGAGCTGCTGACCCCGGAGGAATATGCCGCCGCCAGAAGCTCTACCCTCAACGCCCATTACACCAGCCCTACGGTCATTCAGGCCATCTATGAAGCGGTGGGCCGTATGGGGTTTGAGACTGGAAATATTCTGGAGCCGTCTATGGGTGTGGGCAATTTCTTCGGTATGCTGCCGGAGGAAATGCGAAACAGTCGTCTGTACGGTGTGGAGCTGGACCCGGTTTCCGGGCGCATCGCAAAGCAGCTCTATCCCAAGGCGGACATCACAGTAGGCGGCTTTGAGACCACCGACAGGCGTGACTTCTTTGACCTTGCCATCGGCAATGTGCCTTTCGGTCAGTATCAGGTCAATGACAAAGCCTACAACAAGCTGAATTTTAGTATTCACAACTACTTTTTCGCCAAATCACTGGACCAGGTGCGTCCCGGTGGTGTGGTGGCTTTTGTAACCTCCCGCTATACCATGGACGCCAAGGATTCCACCGTGCGCCGCTATCTTGCCCAGCGTGCCGAGCTGCTGGGAGCGATCCGTCTGCCCAATGACGCGTTCAAAAAGAATGCCGGTGCCGAGGTGGTATCGGACATCATCTTCCTCCAAAAGCGGGACCGCCCGCTGGACATCGTGCCGGAATGGACCCAGACCGGACAGACAGAGGATGGGTTTGCCATCAACCGGTATTTTATCGACCATCCGGAAATGGTGCTGGGCAGACAGGAGCCGGTAAGCACTGCTCATGGTATGGACTACACCGTGAACCCTATCGAGGGACTGGAGCTTTCCGACCAGCTGCATGATGCGGTGAAGTATATTCATGGCACTTATCAGGAGGCAGAGCTGCCGGAGCTGGGCGAAGGCGAAGCCATTGACACCTCCATTCCTGCCGACCCCAATGTGAAGAACTATTCCTATGCCATTGTAGACGGGCAGGTGTACTACCGGGAAAACAGTCGTATGGTGCGCCCTGACCTCAACGCCACCGCCGAAGCCCGCGTGAAAGGTCTTGTGGGACTGCGTGATTGTGTGCAGGAGCTGATCGACCTTCAGATGGATGCAGCGGTTCCAGACAGCACCATTACCCAAAAACAGGCGGAACTGAACCGGCTCTATGATAGCTTTTCTGCCAGATACGGTCTCATCAACGACCGTGCAAATCGGCTGGCCTATGCAGATGATTCTTCCTATTACCTGCTCTGTGCGCTGGAAGTTATCGACGAGGACGGAAAGCTGGAGCGCAAGGCGGATATGTTCACCAAACGGACCATCAAGCCCCATCAGGCAGTGGTTACTGTGGATACGGCAAGCGAAGCACTGGCGGTGTCCATCTCGGAAAAGGCCTGCGTAGATATGAGCTATATGAGTCGGCTTACCGGAAAAACAAAAGAAGAACTGGCCGGAGAGCTGCAAGGCGTGATCTTCCGTGTACCGGGACAGTTGGAGAAAGACGGCACACCCCATTTTGTGACTGCTGATGAATACCTTTCCGGCAATGTACGCCGCAAACTGCGTCAGGCGCAGCGGGCGGCGCAGCAGGACCCTTCTTTTGCAGTCAATGTGGAAGCTCTTACCGCCGCCCAGCCCAAAGACCTGGACGCGTCGGAGATCGAGGTGCGCCTTGGTGCCACCTGGATCGACAAGGAATATATCCAGCAGTTTATGTATGAGACCTTCAACACCCCGTTTTATCTCCAGCGCAGTATCGAGGTCAACTATTCGTCCTTTACCGCTGAATGGCAGATCAAGGGGAAATCTTCCGTATCCTACAACGATGTGGCAGCCTACACCACCTACGGAACCAGCCGTGCCAATGCCTACAAGATTTTGGAGGACAGCCTGAACCTGCGAGATGTCCGTATCTATGACACCATAGAGGACGCAGACGGAAAAGAGCGCCGCGTGCTGAACGCCAAGGAGACCACCCTGGCTGCACAAAAACAGCAGGCTATCCGGGAAGCCTTTAAGGACTGGATCTGGAGAGACCCGGAGCGCCGCCAGACTTTGGTGCGCCAGTACAACGAAGAAATGAACTCTACCCGTCCCCGCGAGTATGATGGCAGCCATATCACTTTTGGCGGCATGAACCCGGCCATTACCCTGCGGGAACACCAGAAAAGCGCTATCGCCCATGTGCTGTATGGAGGAAATACCCTGTTGGCACATGAAGTAGGCGCAGGCAAAACATTTGAGATGGTGGCTGCTTCGATGGAAGCCAAACGCCTGGGCTTGTGCCAGAAATCTCTCTTTGTGGTTCCCAACCACCTGACCGAGCAGTGGGCGTCGGAGTTTCTGCGCCTCTATCCCTCCGCCAACATCTTAGTTACCACCAAAAAGGACTTTGAGACCCATAACCGCAAGAAGTTCTGCGCCCGTATCGCGACCGGTGACTACGACGCCATCATCATGGGACACAGCCAGTTTGAGCGTATCCCCATCAGCCGGGAGCGTCAGGAACGGCTTCTCTATGAGCAGATCGACGAGATCACCGAGGGGATCGCAGAGGTGCAGACCAGCGGCGGCGAGCGTTTTACCGTCAAGCAGCTGGAGCGTACCAGAAAGTCTCTGGAAGCCAGACTGGAAAAGCTGCAAGCCGAGGGGCGAAAAGATGATGTGGTAACTTTTGAGCAGCTGGGTGTGGACCGGCTGTTTGTGGACGAGGCCCACAACTACAAGAACCTGTTTTTATACACAAAAATGCGGAATGTGGCTGGTCTTTCCACATCGGACGCGCAGAAATCCTCCGATATCTTTGCCAAGTGCCGCTATATGGATGAGATCACCGGAAACCGTGGCGTGATCTTTGCCACCGGCACACCGGTCAGCAACTCTATGACCGAGCTTTACACCATGCAGCGTTATCTTCAATATGAACGCCTGCAAGAACTGAACATGACCCACTTCGACTGCTGGGCTTCCCGATTTGGGGAGACCGTTACCGCATTGGAGCTGGCACCGGAAGGCACCGGCTACCGGGCAAGAACGAGATTCAGCAAGTTCTTTAACCTGCCGGAGCTGATGAACCTGTTCAAAGAAGTGGCCGACATTAAGACTGCCGACCAGCTGAATCTACCTACCCCGGAAGTGGAATACCACAACATCGTGGCGCAGCCTACCGAACATCAGCAGGAAATGGTCAAGGCCCTTTCGGAGCGCGCATCGCTGGTACACAGCGGAACCGTTGACCCGTCCCAGGACAATATGCTCAAGATTACCTCGGATGGCCGCAAGCTGGGGCTTGACCAGAGGATCGTCAACCAGATGCTGCCGGATGAACCCGGCACAAAGGTCAATCAGTGTGTGGACAACATCATGCAGATCTGGCGGGACGGCGAAGCGGACAAGCTGACCCAGCTGGTGTTCTGCGACATTTCTACACCACAGGCAAAAGCTCCTGCAAGCAAGGCGGCGAAAACGCTGGATAATCCACTGCTTCACGCACTGGAAAGCACTGTGCCTTTGCCGGAGCAGGAACCGGCCTTTACGGTATATGACGATATTCGTCAGAAACTCATTGCTCAGGGGATGCCTGCCGACCAGATCGCTTTTATCCATGAAGCAAACACCGAAGTGCGGAAAAAGGAGCTGTTTTCTAAAGTCCGTACCGGTCAGGTGCGTGTGCTTGTGGGCAGCACCGCCAAGATGGGCGCAGGCACCAATGTGCAGGACCGTCTGGTGGCACTTCATGATCTGGATTGTCCGTGGAGACCCGGAGATGTAGGACGGATTTTGCGGACATTCAAAATAAAAAAGAATGTGGAGGTAACAGACAATGGCAAAATCATTATTTGA
- a CDS encoding TnpV protein gives MTYIQNGDYLIPDLKLSQQPEKSLGKYGRMRKTYLKEHRPILYNQMLLSEKLYPHLLEIDETAQSRLEQMMPQLAKEAGATEELKASDPMKWVGLMNTCKAQAEEILMAELINS, from the coding sequence ATGACCTATATCCAGAACGGAGACTATCTGATTCCCGACCTGAAGCTGAGCCAGCAGCCGGAGAAATCCCTGGGCAAGTACGGCAGGATGAGGAAAACCTATCTGAAGGAACACCGTCCCATCCTCTACAACCAGATGCTGCTGAGCGAGAAGCTGTACCCGCACCTTCTGGAGATCGACGAGACCGCCCAGAGCAGACTGGAGCAGATGATGCCCCAGCTGGCGAAGGAAGCGGGAGCCACCGAGGAACTGAAAGCCAGCGATCCCATGAAGTGGGTGGGGCTGATGAACACCTGCAAAGCTCAGGCCGAGGAAATCCTGATGGCGGAGCTTATCAACAGCTGA
- a CDS encoding transposon-transfer assisting family protein yields MGNFTFEEMNLMCIYNTGSRTGLIDSLREMRGELSPEETELRELTDSALTKLCAMTDEDFAQLELYPDFDQ; encoded by the coding sequence ATGGGAAACTTTACTTTTGAGGAAATGAACCTGATGTGCATTTACAATACCGGCAGCCGCACCGGATTGATCGACAGCCTGCGTGAGATGCGCGGCGAGCTTTCGCCGGAGGAAACGGAACTGAGGGAGCTAACCGACAGCGCCCTTACGAAGCTCTGTGCGATGACCGATGAGGACTTTGCCCAGCTGGAGCTGTACCCGGATTTTGACCAGTAA
- a CDS encoding LPD28 domain-containing protein, translating into MAENVFEAVKQSVSTREAAAFYGIEVKRNGMACCPFHDDKNPSMKVDQRFHCFGCGADGDVIDFTAKLFDLSPKEAAEKLAQDFGLIYDSQAPPRRRYVRQKTEAQKFREDRQQCYRVLSDYYYLLKKWEADHSPRTPEEKPHPRFVEAIHKKIYVEYLLDLFLYESEEEQKAWIAEHTAEITHLERRLKIMAENKPTNRERLREITDGIEQGIKELFESEKYMRYLSVMSRFHRYSVNNTMLIYMQKPDATLVAGYNKWKDQFERHVKKGEHGITIIAPTPYKKKIEEQKLDPDTKAPILDKDGKIITEEKEIEIPMFRPVKVFDVSQTDGKPLPELASSLSGNVPNYEAFMEALRRSAPMPITFEAMAADTDGYFSADHQKIAIRQGMSEVQTVSATVHEIAHSKLHNQKKIQIANDEQYQEIELFDKPGLFSNGRIARDNLPEGVYCYDLRGSDYDPGEPVCVEERVVVNHAGSVLLTDPLELAENGRLMLTEEEGLNFVGGFSTLAQFLQEQKKDRHTEEVEAESISYAVCKYFGIETGENSFGYIASWSQGKELKELRASLETINKTSGTLISDIEHHYKEICKERGIDPNAKKEPEMAVLDAEANQQEALFLIDDATYLHIQPCDSGWDYTLYDAASMKELDGGQLDMPELSRMKAVLQICDDNDLDSTSLRHAPLSMIETLQEAAYQQMQAEVGQMAASSQLPEAQEQALDEYPTPDEQVSTPDMQKYGYSYDGMLPVTRERALELDAAGLTVYVLHEDNTESMVFDPQEIMEHGGLFGVDREEWEKSPQFHEKVMERQEHQQEREQAFLSQNRNCFAIYQVSRNDPQNVRFMNLDWLESHDVSVDRSNYDLIYTAPLSESGTVPEQLEKLYQQFNLEKPVDFHSPSMSVSDIVAIKQDGKVSCHYCDSVGFTQIPGFLPENPLKNAEMALEDDYGMIDGIINNGAKEPTVAELEQQARSGQPISLMELAAATHREEREKKKSVMEQLKGQPKTEHKKTAPKKSAEREI; encoded by the coding sequence ATGGCAGAGAATGTATTTGAAGCAGTCAAGCAGTCGGTCAGCACCAGAGAAGCGGCAGCGTTTTATGGGATCGAGGTCAAACGAAATGGTATGGCCTGCTGTCCCTTTCACGATGATAAGAACCCCAGCATGAAGGTAGATCAGCGGTTCCACTGCTTTGGCTGCGGTGCAGATGGGGATGTGATCGACTTTACCGCAAAGCTCTTTGACCTCTCCCCAAAAGAAGCGGCGGAGAAACTGGCACAGGACTTTGGCCTGATCTATGACAGTCAGGCCCCTCCCCGCAGGAGGTATGTCCGGCAGAAAACCGAGGCACAAAAGTTTCGGGAGGACCGGCAGCAGTGTTATCGCGTACTGTCCGATTACTACTATCTGCTGAAAAAATGGGAGGCCGACCATTCTCCCCGGACACCGGAGGAGAAACCGCACCCCCGCTTTGTGGAAGCAATCCATAAGAAAATCTATGTGGAGTACCTGCTGGATCTTTTTCTTTATGAAAGTGAAGAAGAACAAAAGGCATGGATTGCAGAACACACAGCAGAAATCACACACTTGGAAAGGAGATTGAAAATCATGGCTGAGAACAAACCCACCAACCGAGAGCGGCTAAGGGAAATCACAGACGGCATCGAGCAGGGCATCAAGGAACTGTTTGAGAGTGAAAAGTATATGCGCTATCTGTCCGTTATGTCCCGCTTCCACCGCTATTCGGTAAACAACACCATGCTCATCTATATGCAGAAGCCGGACGCCACTTTGGTAGCCGGATACAATAAGTGGAAAGACCAGTTTGAGCGTCATGTTAAAAAGGGAGAACATGGCATTACCATCATCGCCCCCACACCGTACAAGAAGAAAATCGAGGAGCAGAAACTGGACCCGGATACCAAGGCTCCGATTTTGGATAAAGACGGAAAGATCATCACAGAGGAAAAAGAAATCGAGATCCCCATGTTTCGCCCGGTCAAGGTCTTTGATGTGAGCCAGACCGATGGGAAACCTTTGCCGGAGCTTGCCTCCTCCCTTTCCGGCAATGTGCCCAATTATGAGGCATTCATGGAGGCCCTGCGCCGCAGTGCGCCGATGCCGATCACTTTTGAAGCAATGGCCGCCGATACGGACGGCTATTTTTCTGCCGATCATCAGAAAATCGCCATTCGTCAGGGCATGAGCGAGGTGCAGACGGTTTCGGCCACGGTTCACGAGATTGCCCACAGCAAGCTCCACAATCAGAAAAAGATTCAGATTGCCAATGACGAGCAATATCAGGAGATCGAGCTGTTTGATAAACCCGGTCTGTTCTCCAACGGACGGATTGCCCGTGATAATCTGCCGGAGGGCGTTTATTGCTATGACCTGCGCGGTTCTGACTACGACCCCGGAGAGCCGGTCTGTGTAGAAGAACGAGTGGTTGTAAACCATGCAGGTTCCGTTCTGCTGACAGATCCGCTGGAGCTGGCGGAAAATGGACGCCTGATGCTGACCGAGGAAGAAGGACTGAATTTTGTTGGCGGCTTTTCTACTCTCGCCCAGTTTTTGCAGGAACAGAAGAAAGACCGTCACACGGAAGAAGTAGAGGCTGAAAGCATCTCCTATGCAGTCTGCAAATATTTTGGCATTGAAACCGGAGAAAACAGCTTCGGCTATATTGCCAGCTGGAGTCAGGGCAAGGAACTGAAAGAGCTGAGAGCCAGTTTGGAGACCATCAATAAGACCTCCGGCACTTTGATCTCTGACATTGAGCACCACTATAAGGAAATCTGCAAAGAGCGTGGAATTGACCCCAATGCAAAAAAAGAGCCGGAAATGGCGGTTCTTGATGCGGAGGCAAACCAGCAGGAGGCTTTGTTTCTAATTGACGATGCCACCTATCTTCATATTCAGCCCTGTGACAGCGGCTGGGACTACACCCTTTACGATGCCGCGTCCATGAAAGAGCTGGATGGCGGTCAGCTGGATATGCCGGAGCTTTCCCGCATGAAGGCAGTTCTCCAGATTTGTGATGACAACGATCTGGACAGCACTTCACTTAGACACGCTCCCCTGTCTATGATCGAGACCTTGCAGGAAGCTGCCTATCAGCAGATGCAGGCAGAGGTCGGTCAGATGGCCGCTTCTTCCCAGCTGCCGGAGGCACAGGAGCAGGCGCTGGATGAATACCCAACGCCCGATGAGCAGGTCTCCACACCGGATATGCAGAAATACGGTTACTCTTATGACGGGATGCTCCCTGTTACAAGAGAACGGGCGCTGGAACTGGATGCTGCCGGTTTGACCGTCTATGTGCTGCATGAGGACAATACGGAGAGCATGGTGTTTGACCCGCAGGAAATCATGGAGCATGGCGGTCTTTTCGGTGTGGACCGCGAGGAATGGGAGAAAAGCCCTCAGTTCCACGAAAAGGTCATGGAGCGTCAGGAACATCAGCAGGAACGAGAACAGGCATTTCTCTCCCAGAACAGAAACTGCTTTGCCATCTACCAGGTGAGCCGTAACGATCCGCAAAATGTGCGCTTTATGAATCTGGACTGGTTAGAGTCCCATGATGTTTCCGTAGACCGCAGCAATTATGACCTCATTTACACCGCTCCGCTGAGTGAGTCTGGCACTGTGCCGGAGCAGCTGGAAAAACTCTATCAGCAATTCAATCTGGAAAAACCCGTAGACTTTCACAGTCCCTCCATGAGCGTCAGCGACATCGTTGCGATCAAACAGGACGGTAAGGTATCCTGTCATTACTGCGACAGCGTTGGTTTTACCCAGATCCCCGGATTCCTGCCGGAAAATCCGCTGAAAAATGCGGAAATGGCCCTGGAGGACGATTATGGCATGATCGACGGTATCATCAACAATGGCGCAAAAGAGCCTACGGTGGCAGAGCTGGAACAGCAGGCCCGAAGCGGTCAGCCCATTTCCCTGATGGAGTTGGCAGCCGCCACCCATCGGGAGGAACGGGAAAAGAAAAAGTCCGTCATGGAGCAGCTGAAAGGCCAGCCCAAGACAGAACACAAAAAGACAGCACCAAAAAAGAGTGCGGAAAGGGAGATTTGA
- a CDS encoding transposon-encoded TnpW family protein yields the protein MNNDTSNRSTPATASPLTVKEAAPPVMIKKIGKTTYRVKIHFSETSKETMSDKIKRLILNDSEKSS from the coding sequence ATGAACAACGACACCAGCAACCGCAGCACCCCCGCAACCGCTTCCCCTCTGACCGTAAAGGAAGCCGCGCCACCTGTAATGATAAAGAAAATTGGAAAGACCACCTACCGCGTCAAAATCCATTTCAGTGAAACGAGCAAAGAAACCATGAGCGACAAAATCAAGCGTCTGATTTTGAATGACAGCGAAAAAAGTTCTTAA